Sequence from the Thunnus maccoyii chromosome 22, fThuMac1.1, whole genome shotgun sequence genome:
tgactttGTTGTAGCAACACCGCTGTGCTCCCAAATCTCAACAATCACACTAATGAGAACAATTTGATCATGACTAATAAAAATCATGgccaaaacaaagacaataagaccaaaattgtaaattgtaataataatgataataataataataataataataataataataataataataataataataataataataataagtaattatcctttatttttgtcaccatgaattctcaaataaaatagaaatggaATGAATGGAGAACAGTTTGCAGATCAGCTCCTCTTAGCCGTGTTAATTTACTGCTGATGTCAAACTAAACActtcctgtgtttcttttttgagTTTGAGTACAAAACACCAGCAGCTTAACAGAATAGAGTAGCGAGGAGAATGAATCATTAGATTAACAAACATGACCCACGTGAAGCACGTGATTGAGGAAGCTTCTTTGTAATACTTATCTGAAATTTGCGTCACTGAACACAGAGGTTGAAGTCATGTGTGTTCAGTCATTCAGTATTTCTGctaatatttacacacagcaTCTAAAGTTTGGTTAAAGCCTGCTGGTAAGAGGAGATTAGGaattaattatattatgtttAGAAACCCAACAGCTGTGCTTCATACTTTATTTATGTCTTTCAGTGACTGATGTTTCCTTGAGAGGAGCTGATCTGGCGTTTAGTGGCTCATAAACTTCTACAAGAGAAAGATCACTCCACTAGTCAATGTATAACCAGACATGCACTAGATTTGCAGTTTTACCACTTATGTAATTGACAAATGAGTTTCTTTGACAAACACTGTATTGTCTTTAGTGTTGGTGACTCACCAGATTTGCGACATCTCCTCCATATAAAAACAGCTATTCCACAACCTAATAGAGGTAAAATGGATGCTCCGACAGCGACGACAGTGATCAGAGTGAAGGACCTCAGGCAGCCAGCTGAAGGACAATTAACACGATGCTGATGTAAGTAaataatctgacattttataaatactATGTTCACCATAAAGACATGACTAATATGTTATTGGGTGAGAGCATGTATTTATCTATCACACATATACAAATCATTGCTCCCTAAATCTAAGAGAGTTGGTCAAATGCTGTAAGTGAAATTTGATGAATTTCAAAGAGATGGCTTCATACAGTAATACAGGGCAATGAGTCAAAATGTTTGACAGTCAAATATGAAAATTATATCTTAGCAAGAAAAATCTCAGTATGTTAAAGTTACTGAAATAAGATGAAAATACTCCAAAAGTATTAAAAAGTGCACTAATAACCAATATGTTTTGCCTAAATAATGTCTTAACGGTAATAAATGATGacatgtcaatttaaaaaattaggTTTAGTATAAAATAGGCTTCTTCTCTATTATCAGCTTTTTATCTCGCCAGCCACAACACAGCTATCAAGAAATATTACTTATAGGACAAATACGATGATCTCTGTAAAGACAGCTGCCAGCAACTGTCCcataattaaagaaataaaaaataaaatggtgctacaacaaattatattttttaaatccacTTACATACAGTAGTTATAGTAAATATTGCCCGAACCCTacagtgaaacaacaaaaagcaatGGCAGCTGCATGTTCAAAGTGTAAATGTGAATGTAGGGTTTTGGTAATCCAGCTGTTACAGGTGTGTTGTTAAAGCTTCAGTATACCTGGTATGGAAATCACTGTGTCCCTGGTCTGGCTGATATTTGGCTGGTGAACTCTGCAGGTGACCCTGTGATCAAAAGACAAGAGATTAGAGTTTTAAGTTTAGTTTATAAATCATACATGCAGCGATttattatggaaaaaaaaaaaagtcactctGACCGCACACATGATTCAATCCACATATTAAACTGCAGTCCTTCCTTTGGAAAAAATGATCTGCACACATGGTCTAATGTGTTTAATATTCCAGTATATTTGATATAAGCACAAGAGAACCTACATCATCACTgactacgtttacatgcacaaaatattccgTTTTTTGCCCTTTTTCCAAATAGGAGAGtattcctactaagctgtttacattgcttatgaaaacaaatattccATTAATATTCCTCTTTACATGCAGCTGTGCTTACTCTGATCAAAATAGGattttttcaaagttttccaCCAGTGGCATACTTGTTCTACTGTGTGAACACagcctccctctttcctcccaCTCAACCACCTTCTTGAAAAAGGTTGACGTTGTGATAATTGCAGAACCTGTTGATATCCAAGTCTttcaatatgtttaaaaataggTGTGTTTCTCCTTCTGACCAGAAATGTGGGCTTTTCTTTCAGGCATGCATCTCAACCCCAGCCTTGCAAACTGTTGgctagttggtttgtttacaactcACAGAGCTGACTGTAAACAGGCTGTGTGTCTCAAACTGCGGTAAAAACCCCAACTGAGACACGTATTCTGAACGtgctgtatacatgtccaaagaatgctcctacAACCCGAATAATATCAGCATATCCCACGTcttaatcagaaaatgcttcATTTGGAATATCCAAAGGGAACGCACTGTTTACATGACCCGTACCAAATTAGGATTTGTTTCATATTTGGAATAACAGTGGAATataagtgtgcatgtaaacatagtcagTGATGCTTCATCACACTGATGATGTAAGGTCTGTTTTTTGACCTGCACTTTTCCATCTTTGAATGTCCCTTATGGTTGAAAATGATTCTTTTTTGATCCTTTTTTGGACActtaaatttgtgttttaaaattgtGAGTCAAATAAATGACTACTtaactttcaaaatgaatcCAAACAAGACTACGAGTCTACAGCCATTGGCAGTAGATTGCAGTGGATTGAGCGAATGTGTAGGGCTTTTGTTTTGACCAAATGACAGCTGCTTGATGACAGCTCTAGATAAAAAAATCAGGAGATCAAAGTTTTGAGTGAATTGAGTTTGAACCTGTTGGTAGCAGTCTGCAGCGTCACCCTCCTTCTCACAGTGTAACATCCACTGGTGTTTTGATCTCTTTTGGGGTCTTCAGCGCTGATGTTGTTTCCCTGATCGTCCAGAAACGTTATCTCTGGCTCCGGCTGCCAGCAGTTCGCCTCACACTGCAGAGTCACTTCTCCGCTCTCAGCTGAAACAATTGAGAGTTTCGGCTCGGAAGCAGCACctttaaaatcaataattacACAAGGTGTGATCTTTGAATTCCATCCAACATTCGTGTCAGTCTTAATGACTGTTCCATTAAACGGGTCGTACTATCTGTATGCTGTGGGATGTAAAATCATCAGAGTTCAACATATGGTGAAATCACAAAACTTCAAAGAATTTTCCATTAATAACATGAGTGGAAACAGGCTTCAAGGAAACCACACCTACTATGTTGGCAAAGTGACACATTCCTCTGGGTGAGGTTACAGAGAGTTGCTTAACTAAAGAGCCAATTGGGGttaaaaacacaatatgaaAGTTTACTTGCTGATCAAATCTTTGATGCTCCATGTAGGTCATGACTGTGATCCCCAACCCATATCTTGTAATTCGATAATCATAGCCAGTGTTTTGATGGAGGTTCTTCAatgtataaacagtataaaatgcatctttgattgtattttttgtcCAATTAACAGTCCAAAGCCCAATGatattcaattaaaaacaatataagactgagaaaatcagcaaattctcacaattGAGAAGATGGAACCAGAGAAGAACCCAGTGTTGAGTCTTTTATCAGGCTTCTACACAgtgtaatattttgtctttgcttGTTGTTACTGGTGCACGCAACAGAATTGTAAGCTTGATGATCACATGTTTCTTacctaaacaacaacaaattcttCTCCTAACACCTTCATCTGGTCATGTTAATCTGTTCCAATCAAAACTCTGGGACGAATTCGACAGAGCTACGGTTTTCCATATTTTtgttactgtcaacaaatctcatatgcagagccaaatcaaaaataaatctatctgactattgtgtgtgtatccaaaggcCGATATATtgtttcctctgtgctgtaaaactacgttgttgtccaaaaaaactatgctttacacagaactgtgacttttcagactgaaaacatgatcactgttattagtctttggagccgtttctaaacaaactaatgtgaccaaactcgTCATGATGAagcaacatgtcacccagtgctgTGGCTCATTTTTAAGAGCTTTTGgaaaacaatggaggtctacagcacagagaaataCGATgtgtcaggctttggatacacacacaatacttggtTTTGGACGGGTATTACAAACTAGCttaggctataaatgctgtggtatgtGCTACTGGTTCATGCTATATACTTTCATTTACctatacaaacaaacatttaattaagGAATTGAGCTGAATTGGAGTAATCGTTCAGGCCTGTGCAGCACTCGTAAATGGACACTACTCCATGTATAAGACAGGCAGGTTTAAGGTGGTTTAACTATGACGCAACAACGAAAcctttactgtatttaaattaaCTTAGGACGTACCCACAACAAGCTCCAGCGTTGTAATGTCCCGGGTGTTAGGGTTATTCCACAGCCTCATGCATTGGTATTTTCCTGTGTCGGACAACTGCACATTGGAGATCCTTAatgaaatgtttccatttttcagTTCTTTGGTGATGAGGCTCGTCCTGTACTCGAAGGCAGGATTCTTCATCTCGTACGTTTCGCAGCCGTCTCGGTACAGGAAGATGACATTTGACTCCAGGCCCTCCTTGGACCACTCGACTGTTGGAAAGTCATCATTGGCATTGATGTCGAAGCCGCAGGGCAAGATGACATCTCCTCCAGCAAAGGCCAGGACCGTCTCTGTTGGACCATTAACCAAGGATTCACCTGGAGACAGACATTAAACATTAGGTATTGTGTTATACTCTGTGTTGTTTCTAACACAAAGCGAGAcaaggtggacaaaatattggATACACCTTTCAGTGTTGACGTTATACAACCACCCCCGTTTTCTCTTGTTCCATTTCCAATTTTTGTGTCTCAACTTCTGGTTGATATTGCTTGCTATAGTAAAAAGTCTGGGTCCTGATCAGTTCACACAGCCTACTATACATTTCTCAAAGTTAGGAACACATGTCCATATATTTTAGGTCATATAAAGTGAAATGATCTCAACCACCTCAGATATTGGATTAAAGAGACAACCTTTAGCCTCTTTTAAACAGAGATCCCTCAATATTGCCGTAAAGAAGACCCCTTGTTATGCTGGCTTTTACTTTgttacactgaaccaaacaaagccgGCATAATGCCACCCGCGTGTGTGATTTTAGATAGCATGCCGGTGATCTGGAATCAGAGGCATGATGTGTAACACAACAGCGTTGGCGTTTGGAGTGTGTTGTCTCACCATGCCGGCTCACCCTTTTACACAAACGCTGAACGGCAATGTGATTACCTCCGCTATCGGCTTAATGGTGGAACAACAATGCCCCCTCTTCCGTGTTCGTACGTTTTATACAGAAAGGTGAGGCAGAATGACGGTGCAACATTCCCACCTTGAACAGGCTGTTTAAAAGGGGCTTTTGGCCTCAAAGTTACATACTGCATTAACTAGCTCACAACTTGCTTACTTTTAGTTGCTATAGCTGTGAAAAACTTCAAGAGATCTGATGCTAATGTATCAATACGATGATGGAGGTTACTTTATATCatataatgttatattaaaacatcttttaaccTAACTATGTAacataatgtatattttattgataatataaGTTGGAATAATCAgttacacagtaaaaaaagcCCAAGTCGCAAAAAACTGGACTGTGTGTAATAGTGTAACTAACCTAATGAATTTCCACTTTGCACTCGGTTTTGCAGCACATTTTGAACGGCTACACTcagacattacatttacatttttcatttagcagacgcttttatccaaagcgacgtacatatgagactgatacaacacaagcagggatctagtcaggagacaacaacaccagtaagtgccataaagcttaagtttgggcccgataggacgtagatgccaacaggcagcACAACGAGGCAATGattagagtgcatagaagcaggtttttttttttgcttgttttttgttttttctctctgtacagttcatcaagtgcagaggtgttcacGAAAGAGcttggtctttagtcttttcttaaagattgagagggactctgcagatcaaacagagtttggtaactcattccaccaccagggaactgcagaggagaagagtctaaCTAGTGACTTACGGCCCTGTTGTAGTGGTGGTACCAGGCGTAGACATCTGTTCTGCTATCATATtgttaataaaatacaaataccaaCACATTCTGACCAGTCACCATGACTATTATAACAGGAACAGCTGATTCAGCAAAAATTGAACATTAAGGTAGGATTGCTGCAGGGCTGCATTCGTTTTAGCTACTTGTAGCTAATAAACTGGGTGTAAATCTTAGGAATAATGAGGCAAAGATGTACTATACATAAAAATACCATTATATACCCCCACTGCACAGGAAAGATCTCAAGACTCAAATTTCTCCTGTCTGTAAATATTGAAATGGCGCCACAATCCCAGTGCCTCCTATGTTGTGGCCGAAGATTGTACTGCAGCTCATTTTAATCTGGCTGTTGAAATGGCACAATGCTGAGTGTATTTTCAGCTCCTtaagcattttaaaattatttaaatgaaaccattttTGGTTGAACTGGTCACAACTCAAAGATTATGCAAAATGTGTAGTGGCCAAATATGCTCTGAAACTGTGCACAGGAAAGAAATCTTGCATCATACTATAactgttatttttcatgttacaTATCATTAATAGTTATGAATTAGTGCTGTGAATTATAAGTGATATACACAAACccacacaggaaaacacatctCCTTATTAAACTCCTCCTGGGGGCGAATTACACAATTCACTTCCTTTGTTCTTTCTCAACTCTTAACTGGACTGACAGGAGCCTGCAGCATAATTAATTGTTTGTATTATATTGCACGAATGTGTGGGCGAGTCTGAAACTTTCAACTGTGAAAAATTGGAAGTGCTGTTAGTGACTCAAGCTTTTCTTCAGTCAAAACACCACCATTCATGAGTGTGAGACTCCCCGTAACGGTGTCGATACTCATGTAAATACAACCAACCACACTTTTTCAAGAAAACAGGTTCGTCAGGAAGGAAAAAGGAATTTCATCAGCCTGTGCAACAGTAGGCTGAGAGTCAGCAGTTTCTCATATTTTACAAGTCAAGCATGTCAAAAAATTTCCACTTCGCCAGTGTTATAGCTGCTTTACAGTGTTTTAATGGAGAACTACTGGATTGTTAACTAGTGGTAACTCCTCTTCCACCACCTTCCTCCAATACTCACAGTTCAGCTGTTACACTAATTTTACTTTCTATTTATTGAACCTTGATTTAACCAGGAGAGTCTCATTGGGATTAAGAATCTCTTTTTCAGGGGAGACCTGAAATCTTTAGATTTTCGACATTTGTGACATTTAGGTCTAAGAAATTATAgcagacatttttctttctctattttctggatttttatagacaaagcagttaattgagaaaataatctgcagattaatcaataaagaaaataattgttagttacagccctacaTATGGCGCTAAAACAATGCTGGTATCTGCTGGTGAAATAGGAGTGATAAACTGTTCATAAGTCACACACAGCATCTGCAGAGCTGATAAGCAGCATCATGtgtcaataaaaatcaatattcCTCTGATAAGTGGCACAAGCCAGTATAATCAACAGTAACATACACTAGACGAGAGAACATAAATGGCATAACATCAGTCACGTTTCCATCTCAAACTACTTTACTAGTGGCACTTAAAGTCACTGTCAATGGATAACATATCAGATAATGAGGTAAACGAGGCCAcactttgtaaatgtttgatgTAAAATGTATATGTGGCCTTTAACCATCAACACCTAACAGCACCATACTGTACATGGACCTCaatacaaaactgaaaaatactaTAAGATCTCAGGAGATATGTATCAAGTATAATCATAATATACAAGTATAAATATACTAAAAACTAAATCTATATATGCATCAATGCATGTCAGTATGTCTCATTCAGGTCATGAATAGTCTAAGATGCATATAATGTTTGTGGCTTTTATCTATCAACAgttatttttctcttcctgttacaaccttcagaaaaacaaaaaaaacattgacaaCATGGTATTAAATTAAAGCCCGGTCCTCAATTCTTATCAAATATGAATCTGGGACTTTTTTGGAACTTTTTTTGGGTCAAAAATCAAgataaaggaaaacaaagtaCTATAGATTTTTGTTTTCCACCTCATTAAGTTGACAATATTCACAGAGGCAGAATAGTAGCAGTACTACTTTAGTATTAGCAGGGTATTAGTAATAGTACCAATAAAGAGATCGTAGGGATTGTGATATATTGTTAGTACGTTATACTCTGgcacagttttctttttgtgaacTCCACATCAGCAGAGATTAAAACATCTTTGgtattcaagaaaaaaaaaacccaaaacacttttcaaaaccaaaataaatactCGTTTGTTTCTGAAAACACGTGCGGCTTCTTTATCAGCTTGATAATATTTGAATTACTCTGataatttatcatcatttatcaaAGTGTGACGCAGTGTTTTATTGTCTGACTTTGTGACCGTGTGCTCGAGTGCAGGAAATGATGTCATGTCCTACTTATGGTATTTATAACTTACTGTATTTTGCAATAACAGGCTGGTTAAAATACGCAGAAATTTGCTCTAAAATCGAGGCACCGAGTAACTTTAAATAAACCcgcagaaagagagacagaaatttaaaatgttttaaatctgttttttaaaaaaaaggtttcctGCAACTGTCTTACAAACTTCACATACCTGTACAGCAAGACAGCAAGGCGGCACCGAAGACAAGACGATGATGGAACATCACTTGAAAATGTAAGTTTAGGATTTTTcctgctgaaaaacaaacaaaaataaaacaaaccaacaaagaaaaaaagttttcagaTAAACCCCAGCACGTCTCTGTAGACTCACGCGGCTGTTAAAACTCGCTCAGCAGAGTCTCACTCAGACTGAACTTCATTCATTTCTCAACTTTCGATTTGACAACATGGTGCTGCGTTCAGGAACACCTGTAAAAActcatatttttcttcttcctaCCTCAGCGCGCTGACGTATCTTCattcaaaatgacaaacactgTAGCTGAACACATATAGAACAAtcaatatgtatgtatgtatgtatatatacagtgtaataTTATAAAATTGAACAGTGCCACTATCACCCTGAATGCAGTTGAAGGTTTTGCAGCTTTTATTGGAGCAAAATCTTTAACTCAGTTGcctttacattttataaaacagCATAATGAGGCAAAAATATACTCAGTAAGAGTTGACTGTGTCGTTCTTAATCAACAGAAACAAAGATTTTGGACAAATTAACTCCTCAGTAATGTATcctgatatattaaataaacgTAAATTAAGCATACCACAAATAAGATGATTATAACCACAATAAACAttcacatgtttatttgtgatgttgtaaactaaatgtcaggaacCAAAGTCTGGGACTggaaaatgttatgtttttattgtgtgtgtgtgtgtgtgtgtgtgtgtgtgtgtgtgtgtgtgtgtgtgtgtgacacagtgTTTTCTTTGGAAGTGTGCAGTTTCCCACTTTCTGCTATTGACTTTAACATAACAAGAAGTCTTAGACAAATATGGTAGTGTCGGAGGTGCGCAGAGCAGAAGTCTCAGGCAGCTGTTGCAGACATAACATAAAGCAGACAAAACGTGACGAGTTTTGCAATAGAAAAAGAGAGCAATGTTGTTATGCAGAGCAGAGAATCAGTCTGCGACACAAGGGCTGATTTCCTGTGAGTGATAAAATCTGCTCCATCAACTGTGAACATCGCCCGCATCACGCAACTGCTGATGACCAGCTGAGAAATACATTCCCAGCACTTTCTTAAGCCATTTATGACTCCAGTCGCATTTATTACAATAAATATGCCTCCATGACCACGTTTATTGCAACTTCTGAAATTTGaattattaccttttttttttttttaaaaatttactattattattattgttttaatcaGAATTGGTTGTTTGATACCTTCATACAGTAGTCAATGCAGCAACAATCATAACATACTGTCATCATAGCTattcattaattttttgtttttttatattaattattaatatttgagGTAATTATTAGATATTATAGATTATTCTAGTTGCTTCATTAAGACGTTAAGActtaagacattttattttatgtagttTTGTGAGAGTTGGATATGTGCAGTGGTagaaaaagtattcagatcctttacttcagtaaaagtaccattaaaggaatttaaaaatactccataacaagtaaaagtcctgcatgaaaaattctactacagtaaaagtacataagtattatgagcttgatgtagttaaagtattgcagtaaaagtacataagtattatgagcttgatgtagttaaagtattgcagtaaaagtacataagtattatgagcttgatgtagttaaagtattgcagtaaaagtagtggtttggtccctctgactgatatattattatatatgacatcattagattattaatagtgaagcatcagtgttagagcagcatgttactgttgtagctgctggaggtggagctagtttacactactttatatacagttagctagtttagtccagtggttcccaacctaggggtcgggtccctccaaagggtcagcagataaatctgaggggtggtgagatgattaatgggagaggaaagaagaaaaaacaaagttctgatacacaaatctgttttcagtttttggactttttctctaatctttgatttttggtgaaatattggatcatttgaacatttattgaaatgaaagcatgtgagaagtttagagggaaaaatcactatttggtggagctgttaacaactcatagacatgtgaaatgtgaccccgactacacactgctttttgtaagacgtcaaaagccaaaaaggttggaaaccactggtttcatctttaacaatgtgttgtattttaaaagcttgttatattatccattgtgtcaaatcttcatctgaaaagtaactaaagctgtcaaataaa
This genomic interval carries:
- the LOC121889634 gene encoding butyrophilin-like protein 9 is translated as MFHHRLVFGAALLSCCTGESLVNGPTETVLAFAGGDVILPCGFDINANDDFPTVEWSKEGLESNVIFLYRDGCETYEMKNPAFEYRTSLITKELKNGNISLRISNVQLSDTGKYQCMRLWNNPNTRDITTLELVVGAASEPKLSIVSAESGEVTLQCEANCWQPEPEITFLDDQGNNISAEDPKRDQNTSGCYTVRRRVTLQTATNRVTCRVHQPNISQTRDTVISIPAGCLRSFTLITVVAVGASILPLLGCGIAVFIWRRCRKSAEGRKLPVARQASDESTMSDAESQLLPKQKDIEDQLRREVADLKSKLCEKDKIILKLQNDRKSRLSTVVCQHTQPTIFCSPSKSSLEPKAFSPPSDLSPKAINLPTDHNPKPTASTDSNPPSVNLPQSKGAKRDISRQDSIPAHGRPIQRKYRKNSCPANMNYTLFSSSSASTSKEMPGAVDRSNSDSCVQPRPNIPKTQRRHSYSNRFSLLEHVTEEMELLVSEEKEPKANHEV